The genomic DNA CGCATAAATTTGCCAATGCACGCAAGCTTGACGTACTTAGCATGGACGATTTTCTCCCTCTTCTCAATTGCGAAAGGCCCGTTATTCAACAGCGTGCCGCACGCCATGCCATCAAAACGGCGATACCCCTTTACATCAGAGGTATCGCCAGTTCAGAGAAAGGTACGTGGATTTTCCCTAGTTGAAATTGTTATTTACGGTGTCTTCTTATCATCTGCCACTACGCGAATCAAATACTGTGTATAATACTTTCCATATGCACCTGTTCCAAGATGTGTGAAATCCTTATCGAGGAGGACACTCCTGTGAGCCGGGGAATTAAGCCAACCATGGACGGCTTCTATCGCATCGACATAATTGAATGCGATATTTTCCCCCGCTTTCCGATGCTCAATCGCCTCTTCTTTCAACCGATCCGCTAGACTCTCAACTGCAGGAGATTCTGACGAGGATAAGTCTTCAAGCGCCGTTTCCTCACTATGCTCACGCGCCGCAATACCCAGCCAATAATCGTCGAGCAACTCCTCTACCCCATGGTTCTTACGGTAATTATTCGTCAGCTCAAAAATTTGACGTTCCATCGCCCGATCCACTTCCAACTGCTTCGTGGATGATGGATGTTCTGCACTAAGCAATCTCCCCATATAAGCCATATCATACGGTTGATGGATCACCAATGTAACTGGGTCGATAAATCGGACAGCTTCTAAGTCTCCATCAACGCTATCAATATAAAGCTGAGCGTACAGATTATCATATTGAATGAGCAAACGGTTATTCACATCCTCACTACTCAATGTGAATGTGTAAACATTGTCCTCGATTGGGACAGCCACCTCGGATTCAACAATGGTAAAACGATAAATGTC from Sporosarcina sp. FSL K6-1522 includes the following:
- a CDS encoding CAP-associated domain-containing protein; this encodes MKVLWKIVLLLIVVLVIFYYMDDRIKENEPLESPVKHGTVIPVPGTGDGEPITGTSRPEKGLSLLVGKNADILTEEMGVPDRIEPSGYGYDWWIFNGERQLMVGVMEGKINQVYSNDFSMDISPFKMGQDVKDIYRFTIVESEVAVPIEDNVYTFTLSSEDVNNRLLIQYDNLYAQLYIDSVDGDLEAVRFIDPVTLVIHQPYDMAYMGRLLSAEHPSSTKQLEVDRAMERQIFELTNNYRKNHGVEELLDDYWLGIAAREHSEETALEDLSSSESPAVESLADRLKEEAIEHRKAGENIAFNYVDAIEAVHGWLNSPAHRSVLLDKDFTHLGTGAYGKYYTQYLIRVVADDKKTP